The Rheinheimera mangrovi genome contains the following window.
CGCTGGTGCAAGCTTTCCCTGCGGAACGGGGTCGCCTGATGGCCGCACAAATGGAAACCGATGGTTACGAACAAGCTCAGTTTGGTGTAAAAGCACCATGAGTACCTTACCTGTTTTTCAAAACTACATAGCCGGACACTGGTGTGCGACAGAAACCACAACTGTCGCTCTGACCAACCCGAATAATGCCAAACTGACAGGCTATCAGGCCAGCAGCAGCAAAATTCAGGCAGAACAAGCACTGGAAGCAGCCAGTAAGGCTTTTGATGCAAACGACTGGTCTTGCCTTGACCCCGAACGACGCGCTGCCTACCTGTTACGAATAGCACAGCTGCTGGAGCAGAAAAAAGAACAGATAGCACAACTGGATTCGCTGCAAAACGGCGTCGTGATCCAGTTAACCCGTCAGGTCGCAAGCATATGCGCTGCAGCTTTTCGTGCATCTGCAGACATACTGCGAAGCCATGGATCTGTGAGATATATGCCGGGTAACTATAGTGATATTGCCATACAACGCCTTCCACTAGGTGTGGCCGCCATTATTACTCCCTGGAACGCACCTTCAGGCATCGCCTGCCATAAAATTGCCAGTGCGTTGGCTGCAGGCTGTTGTGTCATTTTTAAGCCTTCAGAATGGGCAGCCGGCTCAGCCCAACTGATCGCAGAAGCTATTGCTGAAGCTGATTTACCTCCTGGCGTATTTCAGTTGCTGCATGGCAACGCAGCAGTAGGCGCCTTGTTGGTCGATGACAACAGAGTGGCCTGTGTATCCTTTACCGGCGGAGCCCAGGGCGGCGCAGCCATAGGCCGCAGCTGTGGGGAACAGATAAAACCGGTTCAACTGGAACTGGGCGGAAACAACCCTTTAGTGGTGCTGAAAAGCGCACAACTTGATCAGGCCGCTGCAGCTATAGTCACAGGAATGACAACCATGAATGCACAGTGGTGCCGCGCTTTGGGCCGTATTCTGGTGCATCAGGAGATAAGTTCGGCATTGCTGGAGAAAGTGCTCAGCCGACTCACACAGGTGGTGCTGGGCAATTCACTGGATGAACAATCCCAGATGGGCCCATTGGTGCATAAAGCCCATTGGCAGCATATTACCCAAGCTATTGAGTCTTATCGTCAACTGGGTGCGCAGGTGCTGCAGCCTGTTAAAGTTGCAGATCCCAGCTTAGCTGATACCGGCTACTTCTTATCCCCTACTCTTGTACTGGGATTAGCGCCAGAACAAACCCTGGAAGAAATTTTTGGCCCTGTCGCCTGCTGGCATACCTTTGACAGCGAAAGCGAAGCCATAGCACTGGCCAACCAAACCCCTTATGGTTTGGCTGCTTATGTGTTTGGAGAAGAAAAACAAGCCTGGCAAGTTGCCAATAAAATCCGCTCGGGCATGGTGAAAATTAATGCCGTCAGCCTGTTTAACCTAAACCCTATGGCTCCGAGACCGGCCTGGGGCAAAAGTGGTTTGGGTGACGAAGGTGCGCTGGAAACCTTCAGCTTCTTCCAGGGCACCAGGGTGATAGGAGTGGCAGGATGATTCGCGGCGAATTACTGATCAACGGCCAGTCCTGCCAGGCCTCAAATGGCGGCTACTTTGCGGTGTTAGCCCCGGCGGATGGCCAGGTAATAGGACAAGCTGCTATGGCTACAGCTGTGGATGTAGACAAAGCCGTGACACTGGCCTGTGAAGGATTTACACAGTGGTCTGCACTGGCGCCTTCGCGCCGGGAAGCTTGCCTGCTGAAAGCGGCGGATCTGCTGGAACAACAAGGCATGGAGCGTCTGCTTGATCTGCTGATTGACGAAAGCGGCTCTACTATTACCAAAGCGCGCAATGAAATACGCTACACAGTGGACTTATTGCGCACAGCTGCCGGCGAAGCCCGTCGCCTGTATGGCGATACCTTTCCAAACGACAACCCAAACCGGATTTCGATGGTGTTTCGCCAGCCAATTGGTGTAGTTGCGGTAGTGTCACCTTACAATGCTCCACTGTCATTACTGTGCAAAATGAGTGCTTTTCCACTGGCAGCCGGCAATGCCATAGTGATTAAACCATCCGAAGAAACGCCGCTTATCGCGCTGGAGTACGGCAAAATTTTGCTGGAAGCCGGTATTCCGGCCAAAGCTCTGGCGGTATTAACAGGTTTTGGTGCTGAATGCGGCGCCGCTTTAACCGACCATCCAAAAGTCAACTGTATTGCCTTGACCGGCTCCACCGCCACTGGCCAAAAAGTGGGCGCTGTTGCCGCCAAACGTATGGTGAAAACCCAATTGGAACTGGGTGGTAAAAGTGCAGTGCTGGTACTCAATGATGTCGACCCGGTCAAAGCGGCTCATATAGTGGCACAGGGTATTTTTACCCACAGCGGCCAAATTTGCATGGCCAACAGCAGAGCTGTAGTGGAAGACGCAATTTTTGACGATTTTGTCAGTGCGCTCAAGCAAGCAGCAGAAGCGCTGTGGCTGGGTGATTTACGCGATGAAAAAACCCAGTATGGCCCTTTGATCAACCAAAATGCACTGAACAAAGTTCAGCATTATGTCGATGAAGCCATAGCACAAGGCGCCAGCGTACTGACAGGCGGCAAACCCCATCAGGGGCTGGTGTTCCAACCAACAGTGTTACTGCATACACCTGCGACATGCGGCGCCTGGCGCGAAGAGTTGTTTGGCCCTGTGCTCTGTGTGGTCAGAGCCACAGATTTAGCCGATGGTATCGATAAGGTAAATGACAGCGAGTACGGCCTGTCGTCTGCGGTACTGACCACCAACCTCAATGCAGCCCTGCAGGCCGCTAAACAAATCAACGCAGGCTCAGTGCATATAGGTATGCACGCCTTCCAGAGTAATGCGCTGGCCCCTATTGGTGGCAGCAAACTCTCGGGTATAGGCCGAAGCGGTGGCGCCTACTCCACGGAAGAATTTACCGAGCTGAAGTGGATCAGTATGGAGCTGAACGAAACGCTATGAGCAGCCCTGCCACTATCCGCCGCGGCTATGCCGACATGGCATCAGGCCAATTACATTACCGCTACTGCGGTAACAGCAATGCACCTGTTCTGGTCTTGCTGCACCAGGCACCCAGCCACAGTGTGATGTACGAAGCAATGATGCCGCTGCTGTGCAAACAGTTTTTCTGTATTGCGCCAGATTTGCCTGGCTGCGGACAATCAGATGCACTGAACGACTACAGTATCGAGGCGATTGCCGCCAGCATCGCCGCCACACTAAATGCTGAGTTTAAGCTGGCAGAGCGGCCTTTGTCCCTGTTTGGCCATCATACCGGCGCCAGCGTGGCGGCTGAACTGGTGGCCTATCACTGGCCGCAAGCAGTGGCTTTGGTGTTATCAGGGCCACCTTTGTTGTCGGCGGCACAACAGCTGCAATTACAGCGCTTCAACCTGCCAGCCAAAGCCGAAGACTCGGGGCAGTTTTTAACTGAACTCTGGCACTTTATCCGTAACAAAGACCAGAGTGTGGCGCTGTCAGTTTCATTGCGGGAAAGTCTGTCGGCACTGCAACTGGCGCAAGGTTACCCGGCTTTATACCGCGCTGTTGTCAGCCATAATTTTGCCAGTGCACTGGCACAGATCAACTGCCCGACTTTACTTTTTGCCGGGCAACGCGATGCTTTGCGCACTGCGCTGCCCGCCAGTCAGGCCTTATTGCGCCATGCCGAGGTGGCAGACATAGGTGACTTTGGTACCTATGTCTGCGAACAGGCTGCTGCACAAGTCAGCCAACTCATTATTGATTTTTGCCTTAGGAGTTCCGTCGATGGATCTGGTGCGTCGTAGTTTACCGCTGGGCAAACAGCCGGCCCTGATACTGGTTGATATGATCAACGGCTTTACCGACCCGGCCTGTCCGCTCGGCAGCCACTGTCCGGACGTAGTTGCTGCTAACCAGCACTTACTGTCAGCGTTTCGCGCCAAAGGCTTACCTGTGTTCTTTACCACTGTGGTGTACGAAGACAGCAATGCAGGCCATGTATTTCGCGCCCGGATCCCAGCGCTGAACCTGCTGACACCAGATTCGGTGTGGGTGCAGGTGGATGAGCAATTAAAAATGCTGCCCGGTGAAGTGCTGATTAAAAAACATGGCGCCAGTGCGTTTTTTAACACGGATTTAGCCAGCCAGTTACGCCAGTTGGGTGTCGATTCTGTGGTAGTCACAGGCCTGACCACCAGTGGCTGCGTGCGGGCCACAGTGCTGGATGCTATGCAGCACAATTTTCCGGTGCAGGTGCCTGCAGAGGCGGTTGGCGATCGCAATCCAGCCGCCCATCAGGCCAATCTGTTTGATATGCACGCTAAATATGCCGATGTGGTCAGTACTGACAACATTCTTCAGCAATTATCTTAATAAGCGAGAATTTATGATGTCTGCTTTACCTGTTGTGATAGCCGGAGCCGGTCCGGCTGGTTGTTTATCAGCACTCTATCTGGCCCGGCAAAATATTCCAGTGATCCTGCTGGAAAAACACCAGCAGCTGCCGGTGGATTTGCGCGCTTCGACTTTTCATCCACCTTCGCTGGAAATGCTCGATAGCCTGGGTATAGCGCAAGCCATGATAGCTCAGGGCCTGAAAGTACAACGTTATCAGTACCGCGACCGCAAAAATGGTGATGTAGCTGAGTTCGATATGAACCTGATCGCAGACGAAACCCAATTTCCGTTCAGGCTGCAACTTGAACAGTATGAAATGACCCGTCTGGCGGCAAAAGAGCTGCAAAACTATCCCTGCGCCCAATTGTTGTTTGGCCATGAAGTGGTGGATTTCGAGCAACATCAGGACAGTGTCAGCGTCAAAGTACAGACCAGCGATGGTGAAAAAATTCTGAACTCTTGCTACTTACTCGGCTGCGATGGTGCCTCCAGTAAAGTCCGTAAAGTGGCGGGCATAGGCTACGAAGGTTTTACTTACGACGAGAAGTTTCTGGTGGTCAGCACGCCTTTTCCGTTTGAACAGGTGTTCGACAACTTATCTTATGTCAATTACATCTCTGATCCGGACGAATGGTGTGTGTTGCTGCGGACCGAAAAAATCTGGCGGGTGTTATGGCCCACCGATCCGGCAGAAACCAACCTCGATAAGTACCTGACCGACGACTTTATTCAGGCCAGACTGCAGCATCTGCATGCCAAAGCCGGTGACTATCAAATTGGCCATCGCACCTTGTACAACGTGCATCAGCGGGTAGCTGAGCACTATGTGAAGGGCCGGGTCATACTGGCCGGCGACGCCGCTCATATCAATAACCCACTGGGTGGCATGGGAATGAATGGTGGCTTGCATGATGCGTTTAATCTGGCAGAAAAGCTAACCGCCATTTTAAAACAAGGCGCCGAT
Protein-coding sequences here:
- a CDS encoding aldehyde dehydrogenase family protein produces the protein MIRGELLINGQSCQASNGGYFAVLAPADGQVIGQAAMATAVDVDKAVTLACEGFTQWSALAPSRREACLLKAADLLEQQGMERLLDLLIDESGSTITKARNEIRYTVDLLRTAAGEARRLYGDTFPNDNPNRISMVFRQPIGVVAVVSPYNAPLSLLCKMSAFPLAAGNAIVIKPSEETPLIALEYGKILLEAGIPAKALAVLTGFGAECGAALTDHPKVNCIALTGSTATGQKVGAVAAKRMVKTQLELGGKSAVLVLNDVDPVKAAHIVAQGIFTHSGQICMANSRAVVEDAIFDDFVSALKQAAEALWLGDLRDEKTQYGPLINQNALNKVQHYVDEAIAQGASVLTGGKPHQGLVFQPTVLLHTPATCGAWREELFGPVLCVVRATDLADGIDKVNDSEYGLSSAVLTTNLNAALQAAKQINAGSVHIGMHAFQSNALAPIGGSKLSGIGRSGGAYSTEEFTELKWISMELNETL
- a CDS encoding isochorismatase family protein, whose product is MDLVRRSLPLGKQPALILVDMINGFTDPACPLGSHCPDVVAANQHLLSAFRAKGLPVFFTTVVYEDSNAGHVFRARIPALNLLTPDSVWVQVDEQLKMLPGEVLIKKHGASAFFNTDLASQLRQLGVDSVVVTGLTTSGCVRATVLDAMQHNFPVQVPAEAVGDRNPAAHQANLFDMHAKYADVVSTDNILQQLS
- a CDS encoding alpha/beta fold hydrolase, which produces MSSPATIRRGYADMASGQLHYRYCGNSNAPVLVLLHQAPSHSVMYEAMMPLLCKQFFCIAPDLPGCGQSDALNDYSIEAIAASIAATLNAEFKLAERPLSLFGHHTGASVAAELVAYHWPQAVALVLSGPPLLSAAQQLQLQRFNLPAKAEDSGQFLTELWHFIRNKDQSVALSVSLRESLSALQLAQGYPALYRAVVSHNFASALAQINCPTLLFAGQRDALRTALPASQALLRHAEVADIGDFGTYVCEQAAAQVSQLIIDFCLRSSVDGSGAS
- a CDS encoding aldehyde dehydrogenase family protein — protein: MSTLPVFQNYIAGHWCATETTTVALTNPNNAKLTGYQASSSKIQAEQALEAASKAFDANDWSCLDPERRAAYLLRIAQLLEQKKEQIAQLDSLQNGVVIQLTRQVASICAAAFRASADILRSHGSVRYMPGNYSDIAIQRLPLGVAAIITPWNAPSGIACHKIASALAAGCCVIFKPSEWAAGSAQLIAEAIAEADLPPGVFQLLHGNAAVGALLVDDNRVACVSFTGGAQGGAAIGRSCGEQIKPVQLELGGNNPLVVLKSAQLDQAAAAIVTGMTTMNAQWCRALGRILVHQEISSALLEKVLSRLTQVVLGNSLDEQSQMGPLVHKAHWQHITQAIESYRQLGAQVLQPVKVADPSLADTGYFLSPTLVLGLAPEQTLEEIFGPVACWHTFDSESEAIALANQTPYGLAAYVFGEEKQAWQVANKIRSGMVKINAVSLFNLNPMAPRPAWGKSGLGDEGALETFSFFQGTRVIGVAG
- a CDS encoding FAD-dependent oxidoreductase; its protein translation is MMSALPVVIAGAGPAGCLSALYLARQNIPVILLEKHQQLPVDLRASTFHPPSLEMLDSLGIAQAMIAQGLKVQRYQYRDRKNGDVAEFDMNLIADETQFPFRLQLEQYEMTRLAAKELQNYPCAQLLFGHEVVDFEQHQDSVSVKVQTSDGEKILNSCYLLGCDGASSKVRKVAGIGYEGFTYDEKFLVVSTPFPFEQVFDNLSYVNYISDPDEWCVLLRTEKIWRVLWPTDPAETNLDKYLTDDFIQARLQHLHAKAGDYQIGHRTLYNVHQRVAEHYVKGRVILAGDAAHINNPLGGMGMNGGLHDAFNLAEKLTAILKQGADAGALLAQYQRQRKDLAVQFVQQHTIQNKQLMETKDPQLQAKRQQWFMETAADPVKAKAFIMERAMFSSLRESLQQA